One part of the Vicia villosa cultivar HV-30 ecotype Madison, WI linkage group LG6, Vvil1.0, whole genome shotgun sequence genome encodes these proteins:
- the LOC131611579 gene encoding ABC transporter B family member 15-like, whose translation MGGVGEKKERNKNVNGSIWSIFMHADTQDWFLMVLGTIGSIGEGIITPLVLLISSRMMNNYGTSSSTDGNTFIHNINKNVVAWIYLACASFVVCFFEGYCWTRTSGRQAAKMRCRYLKAVLRQDVAYFDLQVTSTSEIITSVSNDTLLIQDVISEKVPNFLMNISSFIASYTMPFIMIWRLAIVAFPFSFLLVIPGLIYGKTLMSLSRKIREEYNQAGTVAEQTLSSIRTVYSFVGEQKSMNAFSKALEGNVELGLKQGLAKGLAIGSNGFVFAIWAFLCYYGSKMVMYHGAQGGTVFAVGASITVGGLALGASLSNMKYFSEAITAGERIKRVIERVPKIDSNSTKGEILENISGEVEFDNVEFSYPTRPETIILKKFCLKIPAGKAVALVGESGSGKSTVVSLLQRFYDPIGGEIRLDGVAIHKLKIKWLRSMMGLVSQEPALFATSIKENILFGKEDATEEEIVEAAKICNAHDFISLLPNGYNTQVGERGVQLSGGQKQRIAIARAIIKKPRILLLDEATSALDTESERLVQQALDNATTGCTAIIIAHRLSTIQNADIVAVVHRGKVTEIGSHDELLQNDNNLYASLVRLQQTKTESGETDAATFTNTQSSSLVVDPTKLVDDKISSNNHNVSIKNSDIDTDKTVSFWRLLALNAPEWKQAVWGSLNAMVFGAIQPTFSFTIGSMISVYFYTDHEEIKRKTRIYSLVFFGFSLITLVANIGQHYNFAYMGEYLTKRVRESMLSNILSFEVGWFDKDENSSGAISSRLANDANVVRSLVGDRMSLLVQTFSAVATAYTMGLIISWRLALVTIASQPILIACFYTKGVLLKSLSSKSIKAQEQSSKLASEAVSNLRTITAFSSQDRILKMLDEAQHGPIQENFRQAWFAGFGLGFSQFFMSCSWALGYWYGGKLLAEGKITKKALFESFMVVVSTGRVIGDAGSMTKDISKGADTVSSIFAILDRRTNIEPDDADRFKPNTLTGQIDFCDVHFAYPARPDVIIFQGFSITIEAGKSTALVGQSGSGKSTIIGLIERFYDPLQGSVTIDGMNIKSYNLKSLRKHIALVSQEPTLINGTIRDNIAYGTTCDKIDEAEIIEAARVANAHDFIASLRDGYETWCGDKGMQLSGGQKQRIAIARAMLKNPKVLLLDEATSALDNKSEKVVQEALDKVMVGRTSVVVAHRLSTIQNCDVIAVLEKGKMVEIGTHKSLLANGPSGAYYSLVKLQTKHAVSTN comes from the exons ATGGGTGGTGTGGGTGAGAAAAAGGAAAGGAACAAGAACGTGAATGGTTCAATATGGTCCATTTTCATGCATGCAGATACACAAGATTGGTTCCTTATGGTATTAGGTACCATTGGTTCAATTGGTGAAGGCATTATTACACCTTTGGTTTTGCTTATTAGTAGCCGCATGATGAATAATTATGGCACTTCATCTTCCACTGATGGAAACACTTTCATCCATAATATCAATAag AATGTAGTGGCTTGGATCTATTTGGCTTGTGCATCTTTTGTTGTTTGTTTCTTTG AGGGTTATTGTTGGACAAGAACAAGTGGAAGACAAGCTGCAAAAATGAGATGCAGATATTTGAAAGCAGTTCTTAGACAAGATGTTGCCTACTTTGATTTGCAGGTCACAAGTACTTCCGAGATTATCACTAGCGTCTCCAACGACACTCTTTTAATTCAAGATGTTATCAGTGAAAAg GTTCCAAATTTTTTGATGAACATTTCATCATTCATAGCAAGCTACACAATGCCTTTTATAATGATATGGAGATTGGCAATTGTTGCATTTCCATTTAGTTTTCTTCTAGTGATCCCTGGATTAATCTATGGCAAGACATTGATGAGTTTATCAAGAAAGATAAGAGAAGAGTATAATCAAGCTGGCACAGTTGCGGAACAAACATTATCTTCTATCAGAACTGTTTATTCTTTTGTCGGAGAACAGAAATCCATGAATGCCTTCTCTAAAGCTCTAGAAGGTAATGTGGAGTTGGGTTTAAAGCAAGGATTAGCGAAAGGTTTAGCCATTGGAAGCAATGGTTTTGTGTTTGCCATTTGGGCTTTCTTGTGCTATTATGGTAGCAAAATGGTTATGTATCATGGTGCTCAAGGAGGCACAGTTTTTGCAGTTGGAGCAAGCATAACGGTCGGTGGATT AGCATTAGGAGCAAGTTTATCCAACATGAAGTATTTCTCTGAAGCAATTACGGCTGGTGAAAGAATCAAGAGAGTAATAGAAAGAGTTCCCAAGATCGATTCTAACAGCACAAAAGGCGAAATATTAGAAAACATTTCTGGCGAAGTGGAATTTGACAATGTAGAGTTTTCATACCCAACAAGACCCGAAACCATTATCCTTAAAAAGTTTTGTCTTAAGATTCCAGCAGGAAAAGCAGTTGCGTTGGTTGGTGAAAGTGGTTCAGGGAAATCGACAGTGGTATCGTTGTTGCAACGATTTTATGATCCAATTGGGGGAGAGATTCGTCTCGATGGAGTGGCTATTCATAAGTTAAAGATTAAATGGCTTAGATCGATGATGGGTTTGGTTAGTCAAGAACCTGCCTTGTTCGCAACTAGCATTAAAGAGAATATATTGTTTGGTAAAGAAGATGCTACTGAGGAAGAGATTGTTGAAGCCGCTAAAATTTGTAATGCTCATGATTTCATTTCGTTGCTTCCTAATGGTTACAATACTCAG GTAGGAGAAAGAGGAGTTCAATTATCAGGTGGACAAAAACAAAGGATAGCAATTGCAAGAGCAATAATTAAAAAACCACGAATCCTTCTTTTAGACGAAGCAACCAGCGCATTAGATACTGAGTCCGAACGACTGGTTCAACAAGCACTCGACAATGCAACAACAGGTTGCACGGCCATCATCATTGCTCATCGTCTCTCCACAATACAAAACGCTGACATTGTTGCTGTCGTGCACCGAGGAAAAGTTACCGAGATTGGCTCACATGACGAACTTCTCCAAAATGATAACAACCTTTACGCCTCCCTTGTCCGCCTCCAACAAACCAAAACTGAATCAGGAGAAACGGATGCAGCTACCTTCACAAACACTCAAAGCTCGTCCTTGGTGGTGGACCCTACCAAATTGGTTGATGATAAAATCAGTTCTAATAATCATAATGTCAGTATCAAAAACAGCGATATCGATACTGATAAAACGGTCTCGTTTTGGAGATTACTTGCATTGAATGCTCCAGAGTGGAAGCAAgcagtttgggggagtttgaatGCAATGGTATTCGGTGCAATTCAacctactttttcatttacaataGGATCAATGATATCTGTGTATTTTTATACAGATCATGAGGAGATTAAAAGAAAGACTAGGATTTATTCACTTGTGTTTTTCGGTTTCTCGTTGATAACTTTGGTGGCTAATATTGGACAACACTATAACTTTGCTTACATGGGAGAGTACTTGACTAAACGTGTAAGAGAGAGCATGCTTTCTAATATACTCAGTTTTGAAGTTGGGTGGTTTGATAAAGATGAAAATTCTAGTGGTGCTATTTCTTCTCGACTTGCGAATGATGCTAATGTG GTGAGGTCATTAGTTGGTGATAGAATGTCTTTGTTGGTACAAACTTTCTCAGCAGTAGCAACAGCTTACACTATGGGTCTAATCATTTCATGGAGGCTTGCACTTGTTACCATAGCTAGTCAACCAATTTTAATAGCTTGTTTTTATACAAAAGGTGTTTTACTCAAAAGCCTTTCAAGCAAGTCTATTAAGGCCCAAGAACAAAGTAGTAAGTTAGCTTCTGAAGCAGTTTCAAATCTTAGAACCATTACTGCATTTTCATCTCAAGATAGAATACTCAAAATGCTTGATGAGGCCCAACATGGCCCAATTCAAGAGAATTTTCGACAAGCGTGGTTTGCTGGTTTTGGCCTTGGGTTTTCGCAATTCTTCATGTCTTGTTCTTGGGCCTTAGGCTATTGGTACGGCGGGAAGCTTTTGGCGGAAGGGAAGATAACAAAGAAAGCATTGTTTGAGAGTTTTATGGTAGTGGTGAGTACGGGCCGGGTTATAGGTGATGCTGGAAGCATGACTAAAGATATTTCCAAAGGTGCAGATACCGTGAGCTCGATCTTTGCCATTTTAGATCGGCGCACAAATATCGAACCAGACGATGCTGATAGGTTTAAGCCCAACACTTTAACGGGCCAGATAGATTTTTGCGATGTGCATTTTGCATACCCTGCTAGGCCTGATGTGATAATATTTCAAGGTTTTTCAATTACAATTGAAGCGGGAAAATCGACTGCGTTAGTAGGGCAAAGTGGTTCGGGAAAGTCGACGATCATAGGATTAATAGAGAGATTCTATGATCCATTACAAGGAAGTGTGACAATAGATGGTATGAACATAAAATCATATAATCTAAAGTCACTGAGAAAACACATAGCTCTTGTGAGCCAAGAGCCAACATTGATAAATGGAACCATAAGGGACAACATTGCATATGGAACAACATGTGACAAAATTGATGAAGCTGAGATCATAGAAGCAGCAAGAGTAGCCAATGCTCATGATTTCATAGCTAGTTTGAGAGATGGGTATGAGACATGGTGTGGAGACAAAGGAATGCAACTTTCAGGGGGACAAAAGCAAAGGATAGCAATAGCCAGAGCTATGTTAAAGAATCCAAAAGTGTTGCTGCTAGATGAGGCAACAAGTGCACTAGATAACAAGTCAGAGAAAGTGGTGCAAGAAGCATTGGATAAGGTAATGGTTGGAAGAACAAGTGTGGTTGTGGCACATAGGTTGAGTACAATACAAAATTGTGATGTTATTGCAGTTTTAGAAAAAGGGAAAATGGTTGAGATTGGAACTCACAAATCCTTGTTGGCTAATGGACCTTCTGGTGCATATTACTCTTTGGTAAAGCTTCAAACCAAGCATGCAGTCTCAACTAATtaa